GAGAATCTTTATTACTGCTGAGGCTATAGGAACCTGAAAGGAGGACTGGACCCTCAAATCTCAGGTTGTTTGCAGGGCTAGCAattagggaaaaaatatttttatttgtgaaaTGGGCAAGTTAGATCCCAAGTCATTAAGAGCTTTTCAGCTTAGAACCACACTTCATAATGGGACTCCTGTACCCACTTTTCCTTTCTCTATCAAATGGCTGTCGTTGCTGCACTGATCTACTCTTTCACTCTCGTCAGATATTACGTCTGTTAAGCATCTGAGCTCAAACTCTGTAGAAATTTCTTAAGGGAAGTAGTGGAAGCCTAGGACAGCTAAGTACAGATGGGGCACAACATCCTAGAACAATGGATTGGCATGATGACTGGTTAGAGATGAAAAAGCTGTATTATCTCTCCTACTTGATTACCTTTCATACAGCACAGCAATCTTGAAGTGGGGGGCATTGTCAGAGCCAGCATGTTTCTCACGGATGAGAATCTTACCTGTGAACAGCTGGCAATGGTACTTGTTGGCAAACCTatggagggagcccaggctacATCTCGGACCCAGTCACTGTGAGCCTCCAGCTTCTGTTCTTCCTTCCACTGGCCATCTTCCTCTCTGAAGAGATTGTAAGACATATTCATGCAAGgaaaggagcagcagcaacaaccCCTCCCATTTTGGAAGGTGGTATTCTGTAATGTATTCAATACTCCTGAGAGGGTGTCGGATTTATCCATAATGCTGGCAACAGACATCCCCTTCTTCTCCCCCTCAGTGTAACACAGGCCTGACTTGAAGGGACAGTTACTCTAGGGACGAGAATTCAGTTTCCATGGTCTGTACACCTCTTGGCTCAAGAGAGTTGGAATTATATTCCAACAACTTCGGGCACAGCCCAGTTCAAAGTATATTTGCTTCTCAAAATATAAAGTGAAGCAGGATTGTGTTGAGTTTTAACCACCATAATAAATGCAATAGGATGCAAAAGTCATGGAACTGTTAAGAGAAAAGCTTTTAAAGCATGGAAGGCAACATGGAATTACTTAAAACGTTATATGAGATACCAACGATGGCATATAAAGGTTATTTGGGAGATCAGCAAAGAAACTGTTCCCTTTtacaggaagaggaaagaaacaaaGTCTCTAATTCAGACAGTGGGGATGCTTACTTCCAAATCTTGATGAGGTTGTCACAGCCACCCGATGCAAATCTTTTGATGTAATTTGGTTTTTGGCCAGATGGCTGGTCTATAAGGCTTCCTGGTACAACTGCAGGGGCCCAGCTAACAGCATTACAGCCGATCTGTGCAAGAACAGAATTTCACTGTTAGATTTCTTACTCTTTAAAGATGCCGGGGTTACAAGAGATACTATCTCTACCTTCCATACTGCTCCAGGGCAGCAAGCATCCAGGGATGACTCCTGAACCTAAGTTTCCTACACAATGCTGTATTGAGATCTGATGAGCAAGCAGACCAGATATGGTCTAGTCTCAACACAACACAACAGCACAACAGTTACTGAGAAGGCCAAGAgggcagagagggggaggggaaaaaaaggttaaGTGGACAAAAACTACACCTTTCACATGCAAGTGGCTACATAAATCAACTTCTGTTTTTACTAAGACAAGATAAAGCTGCACAGTGCTGCAGCTTTGAATGACTATTGTTAAAGGCAGCATTTGAGGTCACAGGGCAGACCTGGCACTGCAGTCATCTCTCATTTCCATTCTATTTTACTGTCCACAATGTACAACAGCTTCCCACTTATATTTTACTTTTAACAAAAACTCTGTCATGTTTCATCTTGGGAAACCTCCTCTCCTCACGAAGTGTGTGTCACTTCACTGTTCTCTGTCTTGacttagactgtaagccctttggggcagcaACAGTATGCCTACAGAGCAACGTGCATGTTCACGGAGCTATAGAAATACACTTACAGTATGCGCATTGCTGATCTTTTTGATTTCCCACTGCCCATCGCCTGTGTAGCTCAACAATGAAATGGCCCCATCAGAGCTCCCGCAGGCCAGGATCAAGCCATAGTCATGTGGTGCCCAGCAGACGGAATTCACTGTCAGAAACATATTGAAGATTGGATTACTCTCTGGTGACTGACTGGTATGACACTTTGGAAGCCACAAGTAAGGCACTAAGATGAAGTAAGTTACCTTTTTAATCAGCTTAAGGGTCCTTATTGAAGATAATAAAATACCTGCAGCATTTTTAAGAATAGTTTGAAATCCTGAGTTTCTTCTGTGACAGCTGAGACCCCCCAgaacagagccaggaactgagttATAGGCATCAACATCAGATTCAGGGGAAAAACGAACAGCTATTTTGCTTTAAACCATATTCATTTGTGCCAGGTGAGTACTTAATGGGAGCACAGCATACTACTGTGCATAATTATGGTCTTCAGGTTCCAAAACCCTGTTCCTTCCTACCAGGAATGGGAGTGATGCAGAGACTGTGTTCAGTGTTGGCAGAGAAGAGTACTTGAGAGATTCTGGCCAGCACACAACTAGTGTGACCCCTTGCCACAAACTTCTTGTGATGATCCCTAGGGGGAGGTGATGGATGTATGCACAGAGACCTCTTCAGCCAAAAATGCCCCCAACACCACAAAATGTACTAATTTGTAGTTTTTGTAAGTCTACAGTCATATTCTGTTAAAGAATTGGAATCTTAAACCTTCAGTGCAGGCTTCAGTCAGGCTCAGCCCTAGAAGCAAGTACCTCATGCTATCCAACAGCAGCTCAGTTGGCCCAATAAAGAGAGACGTACACACCAAAGACCTGATAcagcagtccttactcaagctAAGCTGACAACACATGAAGCAGCAGGATGGGACGCCTACATCTTTTCCACTCTTCCTCAGGAGGCTGAGCACAGCAACCCAGGGTCTTgcggggtttttgttttttgttttttttttaaaaagggagaccGATGATCCAGAAAGGCCTGCCACTCTCACAGAACAGCCTCTTTATAAAAAAAGCAGCACTGTAAACCAACCCCACCTACTCTGAAAGCATTCCCGCTATAGTGACCATATACCATTCTGTTTGTAGCGTGCTGTATTATACCCATCTAGCATGGTATTCCTATAAGCTTGTTCAGTTAGGTATCCATTGTTGTGACACATTTCATAGCATACAATGCCCTTCATATGATGTTCATGTTATATATAATGAACTATCAAGCCCAAGATTGGCCACATAGGGAAGGAAGCACTATATTGTAGAACTCTTCTCCATGCCAGTTTAAGATGGTATTTTATAAAATGGTCATTTTCCCCccttatttaataaaaatgacattaaaattttaaaccccAGTCACCTTCCAACACCCAAGACTGTCAAACATACACATTGTTATATGACAGATGAACAAAAAGATTAAGATACAACTTGATCTCCTCTGCCCATTTACACGGTTAGAACACTCCACGTACCCGAGGAGTCATGCCCAGTGTACTCATATGTCTTTTCCCAAGTGCCATTTTCTTCCTTCCAGACAATAACTTTCCTGTCGTAGGAACACGAGGCCAGAATATTTCCATACATGGGATGAGCCCAGGCAACTTGCCACACAGGACCTTCATGGCTATAAGAAACAACATTAGTTGGGAAAGATAAGGAAAACATGGCATTTGAAGAGGAGAAACCCCTTTCAATCTTGCCTGTTTCACAGCAGGCAAATTGCAaagcaattccccccccccccccacaaataatGACCACCAGACACTTTTGTAGTATCAAGATGAAATTGGGAGAGCAATGAAGGGTGCAACTTGGATGCATTGGTTAAGATAAAATCCCAAATATTCATTCACACACTAGCTACTAAGAGTGCATATTTATTTCTAGAATACCAGAGATGTCAATGTTGAAAAGCATCAAGTTATTTTTAACTTGCTTGCTTTCTCCACTCACAGTAATACAAGGAAAGTTTAAAGACAGCCAGCCAGAGTAACTACTTCCCAGGAGGAATCTATAGTGCACACTGCATAGTGCAGGTGTGAATTATTAtgcacatcatttaaaaaaaaaaaacacgcacctgtagaataaatataaaattagaaAATTAAAAAGTTAACTTAAGTCTGGTTAAAGAaatgtgttgtaaagaaaggcctAACTAGCAAGTAAAAGAAAGAGCATGAAAGAAATTAAAGGCCAGAAGCAATGAAGTACAGAGGATGTCTGATGCAATAAGACAAACAGAACCTGTCCTAAAAGCCAACACAGATCTTCTCACCCCACATGCCAATGTTAGTTCAAAAATTAGGGCCTGTGTGACCCCAGGtgcaaaggagaaaaacaaaacaaaaacctgtttgTCAGCGGTAGAGAGGAAAGGCTGTAAATCTTCTCTGGATTAAGACTAGAAAATAAGGGTGAACTGtctcaaattgttttttttagctgaagtcagtaattgGCAGTGACACCtcttgtttgttaaagggtataaaaagtaAACTCAAAGCGTTCCATTActaatacctgcctgaccatGCTGGAGCCAACCAATATGGGTCTAAGTCCCACTGGGTTTAACCCATTTGAAAGAAttttgatcaaatgcttataaatgttttgttactgtttggatgtggtaaattgcttattatttacaCTTTTTAGGCATGTTTGGAGCAACTGTATAAATGCCATTTGGTCTTttgatttaataaaggaatttataaTTCATTAGTGTTGTGATAATATcctgcataaataataataatgattccAATATCATCCCACCAGACATTGTCATGCCAATAATCTATTGATTAGTTACATgagattatttttcatttaatgtaCTCACCCTCTCAGGTCAGCTATGAGGATCTGCCCTCCATTCCTTACATCAAAGATTTTTACAGATCTGTCAGAGGAGCAGGTTGCTAATCGAGTACCATAATAATCCATCTGAGCATCATGCTGGAAGGTAACAGAGACTTCCATTAACATCTGCATACTCTTGCTGCATTAATAAATATTATGGATTTTATGCTTTAAAAGTAGCTGTAACAATTGTGAACTGTTTACCAAGTCAGAGCAGTAGGATAAAAAGGTTAGATAGCTTATAAATGATCTTATTCATATAAATCATTTCATTTCCCAGAgatattttcttattttctcaAGAGTTAGCTATTAAAATACAGATATTAAAAGTTTTTTTACACTTCTCTATGACTTGGGTATATCATTCCACTATAGTAAAAAGTAGTAGTGTCTAGTAGTTATAGCAAGAGACAGGAAGCTGGTACTCTGGGGTTcattctctgccactgactctctaGCCCTGCGCAAGCTGcttaattttattaatttctgCTTTCctctttgtaaaataaaaaaatactgacCTACCTCACCTGTGTACCCAGAGGCTTCATTAATGAATGTTTGTAAGTCATTTTGAGATCCTTCCATATAAAGCACCAAAGAAGTGCAGAGTTATCGAGAAAAGGCCCTTGTATTTTCAGTGGAAGACTCACGTTCTGAAGTGCCATTATACTCCCTATCTAAGTAGGCATGCACACATTAATCCTCCTCAATTTCATTCTTCCAACTTCTGTAAGCAACAGCCTACATTCTTagggttggggggttttttttttgtttcacagCAGCAGGTCCCAGACATTACAATGAGAGCTCTAAATTGTTTCTCCTTCCTCAACCAGCTCAACTTCCCTAGCcatcaccaaatgaaataggcTTAACAGCTTTCAAGGCTTTTGCTTTCTTCCATCCAAAGCTGTAACACATCCCCTTAACTCTACTACACGCTCACTCAAGCTGTCACTAGGAGGTGCCTTAAGGATAAcctcattgaagtcattgggattgCACAggtaactgggagcagaattttcCCCACTActacacttaaaaaaacaaaattaaaacagttttgctttactgaagaaaaaaatcctcagtttttaaaataaaaactaaaatactTACAATCATGTCCTCATGAGAGGTGTCCACAGTGTTAATTACTGACACCTGGGTGgggaaaaataatttatatttagtGCAAATGCCAACCTGGGGACAGAAACTAACATAGTTTAACCAGAGgcaaatttatattaaaataccTAGGTAAGATGTAATCACCTATGCTTCACTAAGGATATAACCCATTTCCATTCAATAAGAACTTCATTTCAGGTCAATCTTAGTTTATCTTTGCAAATGTTGTTGTTAAGGTGGAAAAAGTACAAATAGGCATGCTTTGTTCTGGGTTTTGGTAAGTGAATTTGGCACTGACTTGGCCCTCCACGGAGAATGAAGTCCTCTCTTTTATTTATGAAAAAGAGTGAAAGCCCAGGCTCTGGCAATGCAATCCTCCACACAGTACCCTACCAATATTTTTAGCCTCTGTCCTGGAAGAACCACATCTAGAGAAGGAAGGACAGCTTGATCTCCCTGACTAGTCTTTGCTGAGGCTGTCAACAAATGTGTGTCAGTGCAAAGAGACAGGAAACTGGAGTGAAACCTAACTCATTTCACAGGACCCACCTGAACAGCCATCAGCTCCTAGTTATTTCAGCTCCTTAGCCAGACTGGACTTGATGaagcaatgcagaagtaaaggATTGTACCCATCAATCCCTTGAACAGCTCCTAGTTATTTCAGCTCCTTAGCCAGACTGGACTTGGTGaagcaatgcagaagtaaaggATTGTACCCATCAATCCCTTGAACTGTTCAGTCCCCCTAGTAAACTTTTTGGGGATGAAGGACAAGAGGATACCCTCACCAGACATTCAGAATGCAGAACTTCCCCACATTCTGACTTCATTCACCTTGCACTGCTCACTTCAGAATACCAACGAATCCTGTTTGGTTGGCAGGGTCAGCCTTTTTGCATCTATTCTGCATCTTGCTAACAGTCCCTTTGTAAGAAGGCAACAAGACCACTAGGCAGCAGCTAAAATAAGGGGCCGGAGCTCCAGAGTTTTTACTCCAGTTCAGACAAACAGGCTACAaagaagtcacttcacctctctgtacctcaccTGTAAACTACAGTTCTCCAGTCTGTGAAACAGGGTTAATGATACCAAACACCCCCAGGGTGTAAAGCGCTATACAAGGacgtgtctacacttacagtgctgaaccagtgcagctgctgcatttcagtgaagacatgactatgccaacaggagagctgctactgtcagcatagttaatccacctaaGCGAAAGGCAggagctatgtcaatgggagaagccctcctgccGGCATAGCAGGGTCTAcaatgggggttaggtcagtataactacgtcactcagaggtgtggattttccacaccttTGAGCGACGTGGTTATAGCAACATAAGCTGGTAATGCCGATCAAGTCTTAGGTATACAGCAGGCATGTATCACATGTCAAAGCCCAATGTGGCTGTTAAAGCTTATGTATCTTCCAAGGAGGCACCGTAGCTTGTGGAACAGCCACgagcagcagcccctggggctacACTTCTGCTGCCTCTTCAAACAAAAGATTTATCTTCTCTATCCTACACTCTACTCCCGCGATGTTTCTGAGTTGCT
The sequence above is drawn from the Natator depressus isolate rNatDep1 chromosome 7, rNatDep2.hap1, whole genome shotgun sequence genome and encodes:
- the SEC13 gene encoding protein SEC13 homolog, translated to MVSVINTVDTSHEDMIHDAQMDYYGTRLATCSSDRSVKIFDVRNGGQILIADLRGHEGPVWQVAWAHPMYGNILASCSYDRKVIVWKEENGTWEKTYEYTGHDSSVNSVCWAPHDYGLILACGSSDGAISLLSYTGDGQWEIKKISNAHTIGCNAVSWAPAVVPGSLIDQPSGQKPNYIKRFASGGCDNLIKIWKEEDGQWKEEQKLEAHSDWVRDVAWAPSIGLPTSTIASCSQDGRVFIWTCDDASGNSWSPKLLHKFNDVVWHVSWSITANILAVSGGDNKVTLWKESVDGLWVCISDVNKGQGAVSAITEGQQNEQ